Proteins encoded in a region of the Orcinus orca chromosome X, mOrcOrc1.1, whole genome shotgun sequence genome:
- the LOC101282889 gene encoding melanoma-associated antigen B4-like, with protein MPRGRRNKRHGRKKRHQARGETQSLKGAQATEEAAAAAAEEIQESPSSPASVSRDTSPSSPAAGTHQEPQGAPATTSRDEGVSCPGSEEGAQSQDEKSAGTSQAAPSIHSSCRDPLIRKVRMLVHFLLEKYHTKEPIPQAALLKAVNRKYQKHFPEILSRASQIMEVVFGLELKDVDPSNHSYALISKMALPSEGSPSDESGPPTSGLLMVLLSTIFKKGNRATEEEIWEFLSELGLYAGRRHWIFGEPRRLISKDFVQQKYLTYRQVPNSDPPRYEFLWGPRAHAETSKMKVLEFMAKSTGTVPSAFPDLYEEALKDEEERAAVRAATRAAAVAEGRAPSRAKARSSSHM; from the coding sequence ATGCCTCGGGGCCGGAGGAACAAGCGCCATGGCCGCAAGAAACGCCACCAGGCCCGGGgggagactcagagtctcaaggGTGCCCAGGCCActgaggaggcggcggcggcggcggcagaagAGATACAAGAGTCGCCGTCTTCCCCCGCTTCTGTTTCTCGGGATACTTCCCCGAGCTCCCCTGCTGCTGGCACTCACCAGGAGCCTCAGGGAGCCCCAGCCACTACCTCTCGTGATGAAGGGGTTTCATGCCCAGGATCTGAAGAGGGTGCCCAGAGCCAAGATGAGAAAAGTGCAGGTACCTCCCAGGCAGCACCGTCCATTCACAGCAGTTGCAGAGATCCTCTGATCAGGAAGGTCAGAATGTTGGTGCACTTCCTGCTGGAGAAGTACCACACGAAGGAGCCCATCCCGCAGGCAGCACTGCTGAAGGCTGTCAACAGGAAGTACCAGAAGCACTTCCCTGAGATCCTCAGCAGAGCCTCTCAGATCATGGAGGTGGTCTTTGGCCTCGAGCTGAAGGATGTCGACCCCAGCAATCACTCCTACGCCCTCATCAGCAAGATGGCCCTCCCCAGCGAGGGAAGTCCGAGTGATGAGTCGGGGCCTCCCACGTCCGGTCTCCTGATGGTTCTCCTGAGCACGATCTTCAAGAAGGGCAACCGTGCCACTGAGGAGGAAATCTGGGAATTCCTCAGTGAGTTGGGCTTGTATGCTGGGAGGAGGCACTGGATCTTCGGGGAGCCCAGGAGGCTCATCAGCAAAGATTTCGTGCAGCAGAAGTACCTGACGTACCGCCAGGTGCCCAACAGCGATCCTCCGCGCTATGAGTTCCTGTGGGGCCCGAGAGCCCACGCTGAAACCAGCAAGATGAAAGTGCTGGAGTTTATGGCCAAGTCCACTGGTACCGTCCCCAGTGCCTTCCCAGATCTCTATGAGGAGGCTCtgaaagatgaggaagagagagCAGCAGTGAGAGCCGCAACCAGGGCTGCAGCTGTTGCTGAGGGCAGAGCCCCTTCCAGGGCCAAAGCCCGCAGCTCCTCCCACATGTAG